The following proteins are encoded in a genomic region of Drosophila willistoni isolate 14030-0811.24 chromosome 3R, UCI_dwil_1.1, whole genome shotgun sequence:
- the LOC6647720 gene encoding coiled-coil domain-containing protein 149 — protein sequence MENYGQDMDEATGGSQFELIFGDHMDTYNVETSAVHRKLQSKIEALRILRQDLEQFRVERDQYKLMAETLQLRYSALKRNSELLVNESHGCGALSENSSLAALLRETREHNLKLNTEVEALKQKLHELQGDIKLLRETEASNKTRVEAMANETAAHNKEELQWKRERANFICHLENLKKKNAQLAFDFKAIIDEKEELITERDAYKCKAHRLNHELFVALKAKKMHPKLLDIDGVLLENKYLHERVKIQESELELSKQSINKYKTMLEAKRKKGIVKLGGGNSNDDTILSPRQVKNILESGIDLPKKTETIHDLKSLCLALLDNLNDKNLALTHQKKTNKILAGKMTELEQRWQQLLSGDTDDIGAEDAGEEGYEEEYGYAPSQLLLNGYCAAMVDDADISSTPSIAPDEVGDTLSPDPDERELENHKPIRNCGPAQSDDGMSSLSSESADSSVYGIDITDSAKNAYKSSLATTDSGNCGFATHCNTTPRISSAIARERMEDLKDLPPHLATLVEKALHELDKRDYEAMVTIRAENMTSVQ from the exons ATGGAGAATTACGGCCAGGACATGGACGAAGCGACTGGCGGCAGCCAATTCGAGCTCATCTTTGGGGACCATATGGACACGTACAATGTTGAG ACATCGGCAGTGCATCGCAAATTGCAAAGCAAAATAGAAGCCCTGCGCATCTTGCGACAGGATCTAGAACAGTTTCGTGTGGAGCGAGATCAATATAAGCTCATGGCCGAGACCCTGCAGCTGCGGTATTCAGCCCTGAAACGGAATAGCGAACTCCTTGTTAACGAGAGCCATGGATGTGGAGCTCTAAGCGAAAACTCCAGCCTTGCTGCGCTACTCCGGGAGACGCGGGAGCATAATCTTAAACTCAATACGGAAGTGGAGGCCCTGAAGCAAAAACTTCACGAGTTACAGGGTGACATTAAACTTCTACGGGAAACCGAGGCGAGCAATAAGACGCGAGTGGAAGCCATGGCTAACGAGACGGCTGCTCACAACAAAGAGGAGCTGCAATGGAAGCGGGAGCGAGCGAACTTCATCTGTCATCTGGAGAATCTTAAAAAGAAGAATGCCCAATTGGCGTTTGATTTCAAAGCCATCATTGATGAGAAGGAGGAATTGATTACGGAAAGGGATGCCTACAAATGCAAGGCCCATCGTCTGAACCACGAACTATTTGTGGCGCTTAAGGCAAAGAAAATGCATCCTAAG TTGCTGGACATTGATGGTGTTTTGTTGGAAAATAAGTACCTGCATGAACGAGTTAAGATCCAAGAGAGCGAGTTGGAGCTCTCAAAGCAGTCTATTAATAAATACAAG ACAATGCTGGAGGCGAAACGTAAAAAGGGAATCGTTAAGCTGGGTGGAGGCAACAGCAACGATGATACCATACTGAGTCCTAGGCAGG TCAAAAATATACTTGAGAGTGGAATCGATTTGCCAAAGAAAACTGAAACTATACATGATCTGAAATCTTTATGTTTGGCTCTGCTCGATAATCTGAATGACAAGAACTTAGCGCTAACGCACcaaaagaagacaaacaa AATACTGGCGGGTAAAATGACAGAACTGGAGCAGCGTTGGCAACAGCTACTTTCTGGCGACACAGACGATATTGGGGCCGAGGATGCAGGAGAGGAAGGatatgaagaagaatatgGCTATGCCCCATCGCAGCTTTTGTTAAATGGTTATTGTGCCGCGATGGTAGATGATGCGGACATTAGCTCGACACCGTCCATAGCTCCAGATGAAGTGGGTGACACCTTGTCTCCCGATCCAGATGAACGCGAACTTGAGAACCATAAGCCAATCCGAAATTGTGGACCAGCACAGTCTGACGATGGCATGTCTTCTTTGTCTTCAGAATCCGCTGACTCATCCGTATACGGCATTGACATCACTGACAGTGCCAAGAATGCATACAAATCTTCATTGGCAACAACAGATTCGGGCAACTGTGGCTTTGCTACCCACTGCAATACCACGCCACGAATATCCAGTGCCATAGCCCGCGAGCGTATGGAGGATTTGAAGGATTTGCCACCTCATTTGGCCACATTGGTGGAAAAGGCACTGCATGAATTGGATAAGCGGGACTACGAGGCAATGGTTACGATACGAGCTGAGAATATGACATCTGTGCAATAA